The following are encoded in a window of Thermoanaerobacter ethanolicus JW 200 genomic DNA:
- a CDS encoding ABC transporter ATP-binding protein — protein MMIELKNVTKVYGTRKAVDNISFSVDKGEIVGFLGPNGAGKTTTMKMITGYMPPTSGTIKIAGYDIVEQPIEAKKHIGYLPEVPPLYLDMTVEAYLHFVGGIKGVPPKKRREDVERIIHEVGLTDVRKRLIKNLSKGYKQRVGLAQAIIGDPDVLVLDEPTVGLDPKQIKEIRDIIKELGKKHTIILSTHILPEVSMVCDRVIIINKGKIVAIDKTENLSTALQNSRRYFIKVEGPYEEVVNSVKEIEGVTNVEAEVDSDNTIKLTVESSADKDVRKDMFFAFAKKGFPILELKMLNYSLEEVFLELTTEEESYDENVGNTKEGA, from the coding sequence ATGATGATAGAGCTAAAAAACGTCACAAAAGTTTATGGTACTCGTAAAGCAGTAGATAACATAAGCTTTTCTGTCGATAAAGGAGAAATAGTTGGTTTTTTGGGGCCCAATGGTGCTGGTAAAACTACCACTATGAAAATGATAACAGGATATATGCCTCCTACCAGCGGTACTATAAAAATTGCAGGATATGATATTGTTGAACAACCGATAGAGGCAAAGAAACATATTGGTTATTTACCAGAGGTACCTCCTTTGTATTTAGATATGACCGTAGAGGCATATCTCCATTTTGTAGGAGGTATAAAAGGTGTTCCTCCAAAAAAGAGAAGAGAAGATGTTGAACGAATTATACATGAAGTTGGTTTGACTGATGTGAGAAAAAGGCTTATAAAAAACTTGTCTAAAGGTTATAAACAAAGGGTTGGACTTGCACAAGCAATCATAGGAGACCCTGATGTTTTGGTATTAGATGAGCCGACAGTAGGTCTTGACCCTAAGCAAATTAAAGAAATAAGAGATATTATAAAAGAGTTAGGGAAAAAGCATACAATAATTTTAAGCACTCATATATTGCCAGAAGTTAGTATGGTATGTGACAGAGTTATTATAATAAATAAAGGGAAAATTGTTGCAATAGATAAGACAGAGAATTTATCAACTGCATTGCAAAATTCAAGGAGATATTTTATAAAAGTGGAAGGGCCTTATGAAGAAGTAGTAAACAGTGTAAAAGAGATTGAAGGAGTAACTAATGTAGAAGCAGAAGTTGATTCAGATAATACGATAAAGTTGACAGTGGAATCTTCTGCTGATAAAGATGTTCGAAAAGATATGTTTTTTGCTTTTGCCAAAAAAGGCTTTCCAATATTAGAACTTAAAATGCTAAATTATAGTCTTGAAGAAGTATTTTTAGAACTTACAACAGAGGAGGAAAGTTACGATGAAAATGTGGGAAATACTAAAGAGGGAGCTTAA
- a CDS encoding DUF4340 domain-containing protein, whose product MKIFKTTIVLLVIFAVLFGYYFYESKTNKPVKEDNKIFTFKNNDVNSLKIEKEGKTLIDFKKEGDTWFIKEPIDYKADSIYVDELLDSLTSLTFDRTLEGDLSTYGLDKPSYAIKVSLKNGKSYSLFIGNKSPVKENYQEGYYAKTDGDKIYRVNASSLENFFLTDDYVYKYMEKFVVSIPKNEITKLVFYQDGKEYQIQKGEKDNWKIDGKAIKADDVDNLLDGIVLLQISGLDEGKNISQADQPFAFDVYGKDKVEKISFAKRDAENKYVLVNGHCIGQYVTLKDIKNLQDTFDKLIK is encoded by the coding sequence ATGAAGATTTTTAAAACCACTATTGTTTTGCTGGTAATATTCGCTGTTCTTTTTGGCTACTATTTTTATGAAAGTAAGACCAATAAACCTGTTAAAGAAGACAACAAAATTTTTACCTTCAAAAATAACGATGTAAATTCTTTAAAAATAGAAAAAGAAGGGAAAACTTTAATTGATTTTAAAAAAGAAGGCGATACATGGTTTATAAAAGAACCTATTGACTACAAAGCAGATAGCATTTATGTTGATGAATTATTAGACAGCTTGACATCTCTCACTTTTGATAGAACGTTAGAAGGTGATTTATCCACTTATGGTCTTGACAAACCTTCTTATGCGATAAAAGTATCTTTGAAAAATGGAAAAAGCTATTCACTTTTTATAGGTAATAAATCTCCTGTAAAAGAAAATTACCAAGAGGGTTATTATGCAAAAACTGATGGAGATAAAATTTACAGAGTCAATGCTTCTTCTTTAGAGAATTTCTTTCTGACAGATGATTACGTATATAAATATATGGAAAAATTTGTAGTGTCTATTCCAAAGAATGAAATAACTAAATTAGTTTTCTACCAAGATGGAAAAGAGTATCAAATACAAAAAGGTGAAAAAGATAACTGGAAAATTGATGGGAAAGCTATTAAAGCTGATGATGTGGACAATCTCTTAGACGGAATAGTGTTACTTCAAATTAGTGGATTAGATGAAGGAAAAAATATTTCACAAGCAGATCAACCTTTTGCTTTTGATGTGTATGGCAAGGACAAAGTAGAAAAAATAAGCTTTGCTAAAAGAGATGCAGAAAATAAATATGTGCTTGTTAATGGACATTGCATAGGACAATATGTAACTTTGAAAGACATAAAAAATCTGCAAGATACTTTTGATAAACTTATTAAGTAA
- a CDS encoding ABC transporter permease, with translation MKMWEILKRELKSYFFSPLAYVLLGFYLLISGYFFTTYVLSTHYAILTPILGSMVTVFMFISPILTMRLISEDMKTGTDQLLLTSPVTVTDIVIGKFFSTVFVYLVALVITFLYPIYLKLYSSPDMGSIIAGYIGVFLIGVTFISIGLFASSLTENQMIAGVIGFALILVLWLISWLGDVFSGKAKTIFQNLSFFDRLNNFLNGLVNLSDVVFFISVIIFFIFLTIRVVDKRRWS, from the coding sequence ATGAAAATGTGGGAAATACTAAAGAGGGAGCTTAAAAGCTATTTCTTTTCCCCCCTTGCCTATGTGCTGCTAGGATTTTATCTTTTGATATCTGGATACTTTTTTACAACCTATGTGTTATCTACTCATTATGCTATATTAACTCCAATCTTAGGTAGTATGGTCACTGTTTTTATGTTTATAAGTCCTATTTTGACAATGAGACTTATTTCAGAGGATATGAAGACGGGAACAGATCAACTTTTACTCACGTCACCCGTTACAGTTACTGATATAGTGATTGGCAAGTTTTTTTCTACAGTGTTTGTGTATTTAGTAGCACTTGTAATAACTTTTTTATACCCCATTTATCTTAAATTGTATTCTTCACCAGATATGGGTTCTATCATAGCAGGTTATATTGGAGTGTTTCTAATAGGAGTGACTTTTATATCAATAGGGCTTTTTGCTTCTTCACTTACAGAAAATCAAATGATAGCTGGAGTAATTGGATTTGCTTTAATTCTTGTGCTTTGGTTGATTAGTTGGCTAGGAGACGTGTTTAGTGGAAAAGCAAAAACTATTTTTCAGAATCTGTCTTTCTTTGACAGGCTAAATAATTTTCTAAATGGATTAGTGAATTTAAGTGATGTAGTCTTTTTCATAAGTGTAATTATATTCTTTATTTTCTTGACAATTCGTGTTGTAGACAAAAGACGTTGGAGTTAG
- a CDS encoding GldG family protein, with translation MNNIRLKYGTNAFIMTALLLAILILANVIVTQKPVKWDLTKNKQYTLSDQTKQVLKSLKTDVTVYAFFKEGTTSRDMVKSLLDQYRNVSKRIIVHFVDPDKEPATAQRYGITDYDTVLFIAGSGANEKRQIVNSYDIFGMGSQPNTATFNGEEQFTQAIIDVTQPKKLNAYILQGHDELNSIDYLVTFKNALRGEGYNVEDLNIGQAGGIPKNTDLLVIVNPRRDFTDKEMAALKEYFDKGGKAIIAMGAEYGPLTQKSVNELLSTWGVKFDNDVVVDPGRNYFMDPLSPVPQYKFHTITNKLDLSNLYVVMPMSRSISYPDKPTENITIEQLLSTSDKAWGKTDFNSKDANFQKGDIKGPLSLGLAISDSKTGMKIVAIGSSMMFTDKIITLEANRDFLMNSANWLADKTTQISIRPKSLEFNQIFLTGKQAAILFYTTVVTIPLVMWIIGGYMWYRRKTL, from the coding sequence ATGAATAATATAAGGCTAAAGTACGGGACTAATGCTTTTATAATGACAGCTCTTTTACTGGCTATTTTAATATTGGCAAATGTCATAGTCACGCAAAAGCCTGTCAAGTGGGATTTGACTAAAAACAAGCAATATACCCTTTCTGACCAAACAAAACAAGTTTTGAAAAGTCTAAAAACAGATGTAACTGTCTATGCCTTTTTCAAAGAGGGTACTACTTCAAGAGACATGGTAAAAAGTTTGTTAGATCAATACAGAAATGTTTCAAAGAGAATAATTGTCCATTTTGTAGACCCAGATAAGGAGCCGGCAACTGCTCAAAGATATGGAATTACGGATTATGACACAGTGCTTTTTATTGCAGGAAGTGGTGCTAATGAAAAAAGACAGATAGTAAATTCTTATGATATTTTTGGCATGGGTAGTCAGCCTAATACTGCTACTTTTAATGGAGAAGAACAGTTTACACAGGCTATAATTGATGTTACACAGCCTAAAAAATTAAATGCGTATATTCTTCAAGGACATGATGAATTAAACAGTATTGACTATTTGGTGACTTTTAAAAACGCTTTGAGAGGAGAAGGATATAATGTAGAAGATTTAAATATAGGACAGGCAGGAGGAATACCAAAAAATACAGACTTATTAGTTATTGTTAACCCAAGAAGAGACTTTACTGACAAGGAAATGGCTGCTTTAAAAGAATACTTTGACAAAGGCGGAAAAGCAATCATTGCAATGGGGGCAGAATATGGGCCTTTGACTCAAAAATCTGTAAATGAGCTTTTGTCTACTTGGGGTGTAAAATTTGACAATGACGTTGTAGTAGATCCAGGAAGGAATTATTTTATGGACCCGCTTTCTCCAGTTCCTCAGTACAAATTTCATACTATAACTAATAAATTGGATTTATCAAACTTGTACGTTGTAATGCCAATGTCAAGAAGTATTTCTTATCCTGATAAACCAACAGAAAATATAACTATAGAGCAATTGCTTTCAACCAGTGATAAAGCTTGGGGTAAAACCGATTTTAACTCAAAAGATGCTAATTTTCAAAAAGGTGATATCAAAGGTCCTTTAAGCTTAGGCTTAGCTATATCCGATTCAAAGACAGGAATGAAGATTGTAGCTATTGGAAGTAGCATGATGTTTACTGATAAAATAATTACATTGGAAGCTAATAGAGACTTTTTAATGAACAGTGCTAACTGGTTAGCGGATAAGACAACACAGATTTCTATACGTCCTAAATCCCTTGAGTTTAATCAGATTTTCCTAACCGGCAAACAAGCTGCTATACTCTTTTATACCACAGTTGTAACTATTCCACTGGTAATGTGGATAATTGGAGGATACATGTGGTATAGGAGGAAGACATTATGA